One genomic window of Nicotiana sylvestris chromosome 10, ASM39365v2, whole genome shotgun sequence includes the following:
- the LOC138879324 gene encoding uncharacterized protein has translation MDQTSPFYLRGERHEDAQDFIDTCRDRLHNMRILESHGVDFTSFQLEGIARKWWQSYVLGRTAGSPPLTCGQFTQLFLDKYIPPSEREELRYQFEHLEQGQMYETDYEVRFSELSHHALMILPTDVERVRRFVAGLHLDIRASMAREVEIGTEYQLVVDIARRIEGYR, from the coding sequence ATGGACCAGACTTCACCCTTCTATCTTCGaggtgagcgtcatgaggatgcccaagACTTCATAGACacgtgcagggacagactgcacaacatgaggatattggagtcgcatggggttgacttcactagTTTTCAGCTAGAGGGCATAGCCCGTaaatggtggcagtcttatgttcttggcaggaCAGCAGGTTCCCCTCCCCTCACTTGTGGTCAGTTCACACAGTTATTCTTGGATaagtatattccaccctctgagagggaagagctacggtatcagtttgagcatcttgagcagggtcagatgtatGAGACCGATTATGAGGtaaggttttctgagttgtctcaccatgcactcatgatacttcccacagATGTAGAGAGAGTGCGAAGATTTGTTGCGGGGTTGCACCTCGATATTCGagctagcatggcccgagaggtggagataggtactgagtatcagctagtggtagaCATTGCTCGCAGGATTGAGGGATACCGCTAG